The bacterium genomic interval GGGCGACCGCGAGCGCCTGCGCGCGATGGCCGCGGCGAGCGCGTCCGTCGGCGTGCGCGACGCGGCGGCGCGCATCGTCGCCGAGTGCCGCGGCATGCTGGGGAGGGCGTGAGGGCGCCATGACGATGTTCGTGCGCAAGGTGCGTCGCATCCACTTCGTGGGCATCGGCGGCATCGGCATGAGCGGCATCGCCGAGGTGCTGCTGAACCTCGGCTACCACGTCAGCGGCTCGGACCTGGCGGCCACGCCCGTGACCGAGCGGCTGGGAGTGCTCGGCGGGCGCATCGCCGCCGGGCACGACGCGGCCAACGTGGCCGACGCGCAGGTCGTGGTCACCTCCTCGGCGGTGCGGCCCGACAACCCCGAGGTGCTCGAGGCGCACCGGCGGCAGATCCCGGTGATCCCGCGCGCCGAGATGCTCGCCGAGCTGATGCGCATGAAGCGCGGCATCGCGATCGCCGGCGCCCACGGCAAGACGACGACCACCTCGCTCGTGGCGACGATCCTCGCGGCGGCCGAGCTCGACCCGACGGCCGTCATCGGCGGGCGGCTCGACGCCTTCGGCTCCAACGCGCGACTGGGGCAGGGCGAGTTCCTCGTCGCCGAGGCGGACGAGAGCGACGGCAGCTTCCTCGCGCTGTCGCCGATCTGGTCGGTGATCACGACGATCGACCGGGAGCATCTCGACTACTGGCCGGACTTCGAGCGCATCCGCGACGCCTTCGCGGCGTTCGCGAACAAGGTCCCTTTCTACGGCGCGGTCTTCCTCGGCGTCGACGACCCGGAGGTGCGCGGGATCCTGCCGCGGGTGAGCCGGCGCGTGGTCACCTACGGCCTCGCCGAGGGCGCCGACGTCCGCGGCACGGACGCGGCGTACGAGGGCAGCGGCTCCTCGTGCACCGTGCACGCGGCGGGCAGGGAGATCGGCCGGCTGACCGTGCCGATCCCCGGGCCGCACAACCTCGCCAACGCGCTGGCGGCCGTCGCGGTCGG includes:
- the murC gene encoding UDP-N-acetylmuramate--L-alanine ligase; translation: MFVRKVRRIHFVGIGGIGMSGIAEVLLNLGYHVSGSDLAATPVTERLGVLGGRIAAGHDAANVADAQVVVTSSAVRPDNPEVLEAHRRQIPVIPRAEMLAELMRMKRGIAIAGAHGKTTTTSLVATILAAAELDPTAVIGGRLDAFGSNARLGQGEFLVAEADESDGSFLALSPIWSVITTIDREHLDYWPDFERIRDAFAAFANKVPFYGAVFLGVDDPEVRGILPRVSRRVVTYGLAEGADVRGTDAAYEGSGSSCTVHAAGREIGRLTVPIPGPHNLANALAAVAVGLELDLAPETVLGALATFRNAHRRFEVRGESNGVLVVDDYGHHPTEIRATLAAARRGFARRIVVAFQPHRYTRTRDLEAEFLGAFGDADLVFATEIYAASEEPIPGVTGERLAGLLAARGRPEVRFVRDKAALPAALAAAVRPGDLVLTLGAGDIWKAGDGLLALLGATK